Proteins found in one archaeon genomic segment:
- a CDS encoding DMT family transporter: MAYTPVLLGLIAALCWGTADYLSRRQSEAVGHFPTVVYSHLATFVILLALVPILSPTFSVPPVAAVILVVSGLVNFMAFIYLYRAFHTGVVSVVAPIAYTYPAVTAVLSVTILGALLLPTQVLAITAIIAGVVLLSTRVSEIRGKSAAGGRRITAGVGSAVGSSVFFGTVYVGVGYSTPLVGYVLPAVFLRGVGALTGFLLAPFLHQSVRPSRRNFSATIVAMGLLEAVGFLAFSYGIAGGIASLPVVAALSGMGGAVAATYAMVFLHERLEKNQAVGLFLSLTGVFTLLYLGGAA; the protein is encoded by the coding sequence ATGGCCTACACCCCAGTTCTCCTCGGACTGATCGCGGCACTTTGCTGGGGGACAGCCGACTACCTGTCCCGGAGACAGTCCGAGGCAGTCGGCCACTTCCCTACTGTGGTCTACTCGCACCTGGCGACCTTCGTGATACTCCTCGCCCTGGTGCCCATACTGAGCCCGACCTTCAGCGTGCCGCCGGTGGCAGCTGTGATCCTCGTAGTCTCTGGGCTCGTCAACTTCATGGCTTTCATCTACCTCTACCGCGCGTTCCACACCGGGGTCGTCTCCGTGGTCGCCCCCATCGCCTACACCTATCCAGCAGTGACGGCAGTCCTCTCGGTCACGATACTGGGCGCACTCCTCCTCCCCACGCAGGTCTTGGCGATCACCGCGATAATCGCCGGAGTCGTTCTCCTCTCCACGCGAGTCTCAGAGATCCGTGGAAAGTCAGCGGCAGGCGGTCGGCGGATCACCGCCGGAGTCGGGTCGGCGGTAGGCTCCTCCGTCTTCTTCGGCACAGTGTACGTCGGGGTCGGATACTCCACCCCCCTGGTCGGCTACGTCCTCCCGGCCGTCTTCCTCCGGGGCGTCGGGGCCCTGACCGGATTCCTGCTTGCGCCCTTCCTTCACCAGTCAGTCAGGCCCTCAAGGCGTAACTTCTCCGCTACGATAGTCGCCATGGGCCTCCTCGAGGCTGTGGGCTTCCTCGCTTTCAGCTACGGAATCGCAGGCGGAATAGCTTCGCTCCCCGTAGTCGCGGCCCTCTCGGGGATGGGAGGAGCCGTTGCCGCCACCTACGCCATGGTCTTCCTCCACGAGAGGCTGGAAAAGAACCAGGCCGTAGGCCTCTTCCTCTCACTCACGGGCGTCTTCACCCTGCTCTACCTGGGGGGAGCAGCATGA
- a CDS encoding O-methyltransferase has protein sequence MKPEEVLQSIEKIAPEQGLPIIGPKRGAFLDEVLEKHNPSTILEVGTLVGYSAIRMARHLKPGQKLTCLEVREDMARVALSNLTKAGLSDRVEILVGDAKVLIPTLKGPFDMVFLDAAKDEYIGYLRACEGLLHEGSVVVADNVLSHANEVAEYLEYVRNSGNYKSSYHESPGFRYGVGKEEPDAVEISVKT, from the coding sequence ATGAAGCCCGAAGAAGTGCTGCAGTCCATCGAGAAGATCGCTCCGGAGCAGGGCCTTCCGATCATCGGCCCAAAGAGGGGCGCTTTCCTCGACGAGGTCCTGGAAAAGCACAACCCTTCCACCATCCTGGAGGTCGGGACCCTCGTGGGTTACAGCGCGATCCGCATGGCCCGCCACCTAAAGCCCGGGCAGAAGCTCACCTGCCTTGAAGTCCGCGAGGACATGGCCAGGGTCGCGCTCTCGAACCTCACAAAGGCCGGACTCTCAGACAGGGTCGAGATATTGGTCGGGGACGCAAAGGTCCTGATACCCACACTCAAGGGCCCGTTCGACATGGTCTTCCTTGACGCCGCCAAGGACGAGTACATCGGCTACCTCCGCGCATGCGAAGGGCTCCTCCACGAGGGGAGCGTCGTCGTGGCCGACAACGTCCTCTCCCACGCCAACGAGGTCGCAGAGTACCTCGAATACGTAAGGAACTCGGGCAACTACAAGAGCTCCTACCATGAGAGCCCAGGCTTCCGCTATGGGGTCGGCAAAGAGGAGCCTGACGCAGTAGAAATCAGCGTCAAGACCTAG
- a CDS encoding alanyl-tRNA editing protein, whose translation MYLAEFDAVVVSAEGNRVVLDRTAFNPKGGGLVSDTGVLGASKVVEAVKEGDEVVHLVEGDLGAGKGAGVRGAIDWGRRHRIMRMHTAAHLLSAVVNRETGALITGNQISPDESRVDFNLEDFRKEKVEQYVQAVNGEISRGLEVKTYFMKREEALATPGFVKLAGAAPPSVEMLRIVQIGDADTQADGGVHVRNTREIGTLVVNRSENKGKNNRRLYFTVR comes from the coding sequence ATGTACCTAGCGGAATTCGACGCGGTGGTGGTTTCGGCCGAAGGGAACAGGGTAGTCTTGGACAGGACCGCGTTCAATCCAAAGGGAGGAGGGCTGGTGTCGGACACAGGGGTGCTCGGGGCCTCGAAGGTCGTCGAGGCGGTCAAGGAGGGGGACGAGGTCGTGCACCTCGTCGAGGGGGATCTCGGGGCCGGCAAGGGAGCGGGCGTCCGCGGGGCGATAGACTGGGGGAGGAGGCACAGGATCATGCGGATGCACACGGCCGCCCATCTTCTGAGCGCTGTCGTCAACAGGGAGACGGGCGCCCTGATCACAGGGAACCAGATTTCGCCCGACGAGTCCAGGGTGGACTTCAACCTCGAAGACTTCCGGAAGGAGAAGGTAGAGCAGTACGTCCAGGCTGTCAACGGTGAGATATCGAGAGGACTGGAAGTCAAGACCTACTTCATGAAGAGAGAAGAGGCACTGGCGACGCCGGGGTTCGTGAAGCTGGCAGGGGCGGCTCCACCGTCGGTGGAGATGTTGAGGATAGTTCAGATCGGGGATGCGGACACGCAGGCAGACGGCGGGGTCCACGTAAGGAACACGAGAGAGATCGGGACGCTGGTCGTGAACAGGTCGGAGAACAAGGGGAAGAACAACCGACGCCTGTACTTCACGGTGCGGTAG
- a CDS encoding TIGR03617 family F420-dependent LLM class oxidoreductase, which produces MKIDVEVASSPAEVPGLARKAEEMGFDCFWVNETKHDAFVQLALAAAGTKRIGVGSSIALAFTRSPTTIAYAAWDLQRLAGGRLLLGLGSQVKGHIERRFGMKWESPASKMKDTVLAVRAVWKSWQEGVPLRHDGRFYKLDLMTPFFSPGAMEWPKIPVYLATVNEGMARVAGQVADGAHVHPLHTVKYLREVLRPALDEGMKKSGRKGEDVTVTASVFSAVGKDRREVVASREACRGQIAFYASTRTYRKVMEAHGWGDVCDRLHELSVRGEWDKMPGEVSDDVLAEMVVEGTWDKIGRLLVEKYRGLVDRVRLYTPFDGGDDWKALAVTARS; this is translated from the coding sequence TTGAAGATAGACGTCGAGGTGGCTTCATCTCCGGCCGAGGTGCCCGGGCTTGCGCGCAAGGCGGAGGAGATGGGGTTCGATTGTTTCTGGGTCAATGAGACGAAGCACGACGCCTTCGTCCAGCTGGCGTTGGCGGCGGCGGGCACGAAGAGAATAGGGGTAGGGTCGTCGATAGCGCTGGCCTTTACGAGGAGTCCGACGACGATTGCGTATGCGGCCTGGGACCTGCAGAGGCTGGCTGGGGGAAGGCTCCTTCTTGGGCTTGGGAGCCAGGTGAAGGGGCACATCGAACGCAGGTTCGGGATGAAGTGGGAGAGCCCGGCTTCGAAGATGAAGGACACGGTCCTCGCCGTCAGGGCGGTGTGGAAGTCGTGGCAGGAAGGCGTGCCTCTGCGCCACGACGGGAGGTTCTACAAGCTCGACCTGATGACGCCATTCTTCAGCCCCGGGGCGATGGAGTGGCCCAAGATACCGGTCTACCTTGCCACTGTGAACGAGGGGATGGCGCGGGTAGCCGGGCAGGTCGCCGACGGCGCCCACGTTCACCCCCTGCACACCGTGAAGTACCTCAGGGAGGTCCTCCGCCCCGCCCTTGACGAGGGGATGAAGAAGTCTGGAAGGAAGGGAGAGGACGTGACGGTCACTGCATCGGTCTTCTCTGCGGTCGGGAAGGACAGAAGGGAAGTCGTGGCCTCGAGGGAGGCTTGCAGGGGGCAGATTGCATTCTATGCATCCACGAGGACGTACAGGAAGGTAATGGAGGCTCACGGGTGGGGCGACGTCTGCGACAGGTTGCACGAGCTTTCGGTCAGAGGAGAGTGGGACAAGATGCCCGGCGAAGTCAGCGACGATGTGCTAGCAGAGATGGTCGTCGAGGGGACGTGGGACAAAATCGGACGACTCCTGGTCGAGAAATACCGCGGGCTTGTTGATAGGGTGAGGCTCTACACGCCGTTCGATGGAGGAGACGATTGGAAGGCGCTGGCGGTGACGGCTAGGTCTTGA